A single genomic interval of Chloracidobacterium validum harbors:
- a CDS encoding penicillin-binding transpeptidase domain-containing protein: MLNQVGQRRHGLLRNAVITGWLMTSLVLCSGFTGLARETKPSQKSARSTKPPSTAARPTTKPSEPKGVQKTARKPASPSSAGVKTTTANAPRNKRAAGNPGTVTKAATPTRLNPQPSRRQPDTARQTAPSAATARTKQARVSAEQTAKAKRGADPRRSYETQATAGRRSRAHAEHVRAMRRRAEQARLAELARIRALDESLQHAAQSSIEQDDLRGEDPTIRQIALNALGGRAGTVVVMEPATGQVLSIVNQQWAIRTPFKPCSTIKVLTAYAALQEQLTTADEAITTGGQSWTLRTAMARSNNEYFQVLGRRLGFERVVAYAQQAGFGRKTGINLPGETSGVIPRLPPADMGRTCSHGDGFGVTAIQLATFISAIANGGTLYRPQILRSPQDTATFKPIPVKKLALSEQVRGDLLAGMVSAVERGTARRSGAAAFGVAGKTGSCNCDFGARTRVGLFVSFVDAPGKPGLLVTVITKGSTARGSNASVIAGEVYRGAAVASRTKLRPRVVPTTNLPGDLPDADSDEEDDESND, encoded by the coding sequence ATGCTGAATCAAGTCGGTCAGCGTCGCCACGGTCTATTACGCAACGCCGTCATCACCGGCTGGCTGATGACGAGCTTGGTTCTGTGTAGCGGATTCACCGGGCTGGCCCGTGAGACGAAGCCATCCCAAAAATCAGCGCGATCAACCAAGCCACCATCTACCGCGGCGCGTCCAACGACAAAGCCAAGTGAACCCAAAGGCGTCCAGAAGACAGCGCGGAAACCAGCGAGTCCATCAAGCGCCGGCGTCAAAACCACCACCGCCAACGCTCCCAGAAACAAGCGCGCGGCTGGCAACCCAGGTACGGTAACCAAAGCGGCAACCCCGACGCGGCTCAACCCACAACCATCCAGGCGTCAACCAGACACCGCTCGTCAGACGGCGCCATCGGCCGCAACGGCGCGCACCAAACAGGCCCGGGTGTCAGCCGAGCAAACCGCCAAAGCCAAACGTGGGGCCGACCCGCGCCGTAGCTACGAAACCCAGGCAACTGCCGGTCGCCGAAGCCGCGCACACGCGGAACATGTCCGCGCCATGCGCCGGCGCGCCGAACAAGCCCGACTGGCCGAACTCGCTCGCATCCGCGCCCTCGATGAATCGCTCCAGCACGCAGCCCAGTCCAGCATCGAGCAAGACGACCTCCGTGGCGAAGACCCGACCATTCGCCAGATTGCGCTCAACGCGCTCGGCGGCCGCGCTGGTACGGTCGTCGTCATGGAACCAGCCACGGGACAAGTACTCAGCATCGTGAACCAGCAGTGGGCCATTCGGACGCCGTTCAAACCCTGCTCGACCATCAAGGTCCTGACTGCCTATGCCGCCCTTCAGGAACAGTTGACAACGGCAGATGAAGCCATCACCACCGGGGGACAAAGCTGGACCCTGCGGACGGCAATGGCGCGCTCAAATAACGAATACTTTCAGGTCCTGGGCCGGCGACTAGGCTTTGAACGGGTCGTCGCCTACGCCCAGCAAGCCGGCTTCGGGCGTAAAACCGGCATCAATCTCCCAGGTGAAACCAGCGGTGTCATCCCACGCCTGCCACCGGCGGATATGGGACGAACCTGTAGCCACGGGGATGGGTTTGGCGTCACGGCTATCCAGTTGGCGACCTTCATCAGTGCCATTGCCAACGGCGGAACGCTCTACCGCCCGCAAATCTTGCGCTCGCCACAAGATACGGCGACGTTCAAACCGATTCCCGTCAAGAAACTGGCGCTTTCCGAGCAAGTTCGTGGCGACTTGCTGGCCGGGATGGTGAGCGCCGTCGAGCGTGGCACCGCGCGTCGCTCCGGCGCGGCAGCGTTTGGCGTTGCCGGCAAAACCGGAAGCTGTAACTGCGACTTCGGCGCACGCACGCGCGTTGGGCTATTCGTGTCGTTTGTGGATGCGCCGGGCAAGCCCGGACTACTCGTCACCGTCATCACCAAGGGATCAACCGCCCGTGGGTCGAACGCTTCCGTGATCGCCGGAGAGGTTTACCGTGGGGCAGCGGTTGCCAGCCGAACGAAGCTACGGCCACGAGTCGTACCGACGACCAACCTACCTGGCGACCTGCCTGATGCGGACTCAGACGAAGAAGATGATGAGTCGAATGACTGA
- a CDS encoding pilus assembly FimT family protein: MQRTGHRLYRQERGYSLIEIIVVAALIGILAAISGIFVISYRKSVAADSAGSDLAAAIRETRATAMGQRNTYQMILFRRPTENSDGYVVIRYTNNALNVTTDTGYTTTATLISRNSLPTDYRFQRFTESGAGVITPPPTILSLPELPFTTNTFTFLTERGVDLGMSGPSAILTFKSDGSIINTPPNADPTSNLNNVPFNGVIFLSSDIGDPATRSRQARALTILGLTGRVTMWKNAGGNAPGTGIWVSGSRQASE, translated from the coding sequence ATGCAACGCACAGGGCATCGGCTCTACCGTCAGGAACGTGGTTACTCACTTATCGAGATCATCGTTGTCGCCGCACTGATTGGTATCCTGGCAGCAATCTCGGGGATTTTTGTCATTTCCTACCGAAAGTCGGTAGCGGCTGATTCAGCCGGGAGCGATTTGGCCGCGGCCATTCGCGAAACCCGCGCGACGGCCATGGGACAGCGCAATACCTATCAAATGATCTTGTTCCGCCGACCGACCGAGAACTCCGATGGCTATGTCGTCATCCGCTACACGAACAATGCGCTCAACGTCACGACGGATACGGGTTACACCACCACGGCGACCCTGATCAGCCGCAATAGCTTGCCCACAGATTATCGGTTTCAACGCTTCACAGAAAGTGGAGCGGGGGTCATTACGCCCCCGCCAACCATCTTAAGTCTGCCGGAGCTTCCCTTCACAACGAACACATTCACATTCCTCACCGAGCGCGGCGTGGACCTTGGTATGAGCGGGCCGAGTGCCATCCTAACCTTCAAAAGCGATGGCTCGATCATCAACACCCCGCCCAACGCTGACCCAACCTCGAATTTGAACAATGTCCCCTTCAATGGTGTCATTTTCCTGAGCAGTGATATTGGCGACCCAGCCACGCGGAGTCGGCAGGCGCGCGCGCTGACTATCCTTGGACTGACCGGACGGGTAACCATGTGGAAAAACGCGGGTGGAAACGCCCCCGGCACGGGTATCTGGGTCAGCGGTAGCCGCCAAGCCAGCGAGTGA
- a CDS encoding glutaredoxin family protein — protein MKVYSTKWCTDCMLAKQFLKQRNVAFEDILLESNPAAKSYIIERLGRSAKVPVIEIGDRMFSLNPFDPNRLTAELAMDASVSTESGN, from the coding sequence TTGAAAGTCTATTCAACCAAGTGGTGCACTGATTGCATGCTAGCCAAGCAGTTCCTCAAACAACGCAATGTCGCGTTTGAGGACATCTTGCTAGAAAGCAACCCGGCTGCCAAGTCTTATATTATTGAGCGGCTAGGTCGGTCGGCCAAGGTTCCGGTCATCGAGATTGGCGACCGCATGTTTTCGCTCAATCCGTTTGACCCCAATCGTCTGACGGCTGAACTGGCGATGGATGCTAGCGTATCCACCGAAAGCGGCAACTAG
- a CDS encoding M28 family peptidase, with amino-acid sequence MRCLPPASRGCLVGLCLAVALATGCKSAPSPTIVPAAEPTRPAATTTARERSTPFDAERAFRHIEKQVAYGPRPAGSAALGKLREWLIGELKSYGLKVTTQPFTARTPSKKFPTIRMENVIAELPGASQDVLLIASHYDTKYMEDEVFVGANDAGSSTAVVLELARVLAAMSPEERGFSQTVQFVFFDGEEAVVEWEGDDNTYGSRHFVEQLRATGQMKRIKAMILLDMVGDADLAIPKEYQSSAWLANIIHETAHDLGYGAHFPKTTHAIADDHLPFLKAGIPAVDLIDFTYGTDEVNFGPGGPENAYWHTARDTPDKLSPRSLKIVGDTVLSALPKIAKAAR; translated from the coding sequence ATGCGATGCTTACCCCCCGCTTCACGTGGTTGCCTCGTTGGGCTGTGCTTGGCCGTCGCCCTTGCGACCGGTTGCAAGTCAGCGCCGAGCCCCACGATTGTCCCGGCGGCTGAACCAACCCGTCCGGCCGCGACAACCACGGCGCGCGAACGCTCAACGCCATTCGATGCGGAGCGGGCTTTCCGACACATTGAAAAGCAAGTCGCCTATGGACCGCGCCCGGCCGGTTCGGCTGCCTTGGGAAAGCTGCGCGAGTGGCTGATTGGAGAGTTGAAAAGCTACGGACTGAAGGTGACGACGCAGCCTTTCACTGCCAGGACGCCATCAAAAAAGTTCCCCACGATTCGCATGGAGAACGTGATTGCGGAGTTGCCCGGCGCGAGCCAAGACGTTTTGCTCATTGCCAGCCACTACGACACGAAATACATGGAAGATGAAGTATTTGTCGGCGCAAATGACGCCGGGTCGAGCACCGCGGTCGTTTTGGAACTGGCCCGCGTGTTGGCCGCCATGTCGCCTGAAGAACGGGGTTTTTCCCAGACCGTGCAGTTTGTGTTTTTTGACGGCGAGGAAGCCGTCGTTGAATGGGAAGGGGATGACAATACCTATGGCTCGCGGCACTTCGTCGAGCAACTTCGAGCAACTGGGCAGATGAAGCGCATCAAGGCCATGATTTTGCTCGACATGGTGGGCGACGCCGATCTGGCGATTCCAAAGGAATATCAGTCATCGGCCTGGTTGGCGAACATCATCCATGAAACCGCCCATGACCTTGGCTATGGGGCACATTTCCCAAAAACGACGCATGCCATTGCCGATGATCATTTGCCATTTTTGAAGGCCGGGATTCCGGCCGTTGACCTGATTGACTTTACCTATGGCACAGATGAAGTCAACTTTGGGCCCGGCGGGCCGGAAAACGCCTACTGGCACACGGCGCGTGACACGCCTGACAAACTGAGTCCGCGCAGCTTGAAGATCGTTGGCGATACTGTCTTGAGTGCGCTGCCGAAGATTGCCAAAGCCGCGCGCTAG
- a CDS encoding GGDEF domain-containing protein produces the protein MRGDYLGSSFRIERSVMRIGRGSDAELRLENDDEASRLHAKIECSETPTGHFQYWLTDLRSTNGTQLNGIPLTPGEPVLLHDGDKFSIGRHILKFTFLDDIDEEFHRRITDLITHDDLTGLLTRKSFILEMEREMARSNRYGHPFGLLMMDIDFFKRVNDTYGHLIGSQVLREVAVVIRQTLRDSDIAGRYGGEEYIALLPETDRVRAHEAAERIRAAIESAPFTASLHDPNLKLNLTISVGISSYPGDATQVNDLIERADEAMYEAKRRGRNLVQIAGQSSATRTTPPSLPTAGRPMPRLEANPTEHLTIEQPKPAGDS, from the coding sequence ATGCGTGGTGACTACCTGGGCAGTTCTTTCCGCATCGAGCGGAGTGTCATGCGCATCGGCCGTGGTTCGGATGCTGAGTTGCGGCTTGAAAATGATGATGAAGCGTCGCGTCTCCATGCCAAAATTGAGTGTTCCGAAACCCCAACTGGTCACTTTCAGTACTGGTTGACCGACCTGCGGAGCACGAATGGCACGCAGCTCAATGGCATTCCACTGACGCCGGGTGAGCCAGTGTTGCTGCATGACGGAGACAAATTCTCGATTGGCCGGCATATTCTGAAGTTCACCTTCCTAGACGACATTGACGAAGAATTCCACCGCCGGATCACAGACCTCATCACGCATGACGACCTGACGGGACTGCTCACCCGCAAAAGCTTCATTCTGGAAATGGAGCGGGAAATGGCACGTTCGAATCGCTATGGCCACCCGTTCGGACTGCTGATGATGGATATTGACTTCTTCAAGCGAGTCAACGATACCTACGGGCACCTGATTGGCAGCCAAGTCCTGCGTGAAGTGGCCGTGGTCATCCGGCAAACGCTGCGCGATTCCGACATCGCCGGACGCTATGGCGGCGAAGAGTACATTGCGCTCCTGCCGGAAACTGACCGGGTTCGGGCGCATGAAGCCGCCGAACGCATTCGGGCCGCAATTGAGAGCGCCCCGTTCACGGCGTCGCTCCACGACCCCAATCTCAAGCTCAACTTGACCATTAGCGTAGGGATTTCGAGCTACCCGGGAGACGCCACCCAAGTCAACGACTTGATTGAGCGCGCCGATGAAGCCATGTATGAGGCGAAAAGGCGCGGCCGCAACCTGGTTCAAATCGCTGGACAATCGTCAGCCACGCGCACGACACCGCCATCGCTTCCTACGGCCGGCCGACCAATGCCTCGTTTGGAAGCCAACCCAACCGAACACCTCACCATCGAACAACCGAAACCGGCCGGAGATTCGTGA
- a CDS encoding M16 family metallopeptidase yields MPIPQAAHRIVLPNGCVALCAEQPNLPVVAMYAIVAYGSRYEPDAQAGLASLVGDLLDEGTISRTAQDIALAIESTGGRLNTFGGYARSGLSLTALRDDFPYLLTIAADLLRHSQFPEARFAQCQARRLAQLRSRADDARVVASDAFDELVYGGHPAGRPIVGYESTVSMLTAEDARAAHARFFVPNNLLIAVVGDLPVSDMERLLTEALGDWSPAADFKLPSVPAVTRQTTPRQRSIVRPDKEQIHVMLGHLGIPRSHPDYYALRVLDVILGDSPGMTARIPRILRDDLGLAYTTYANITATAGIDPGRFVAYIGTSPEHQSKALAAIQAEIERIQQVPVTPEELAAAKAYLTGSFVFNFETNAQRALFLIETEIHALGVDYAERYPALIESVTVEDILRVSQVHLNPSAFTRVVAGPVTADAAE; encoded by the coding sequence ATGCCCATCCCACAAGCTGCCCATCGTATCGTCCTACCAAATGGATGCGTCGCGCTATGCGCTGAACAGCCTAATCTCCCCGTCGTTGCCATGTATGCGATTGTGGCCTACGGCTCACGCTATGAGCCGGATGCGCAAGCTGGGCTGGCGTCGCTCGTGGGCGACTTGCTGGATGAAGGCACCATCAGCCGGACAGCACAGGACATCGCTTTGGCGATTGAGTCCACCGGCGGACGGCTCAACACGTTTGGTGGCTATGCGCGAAGTGGATTGAGTCTGACGGCGCTGCGCGATGATTTTCCATATCTCTTGACGATTGCGGCTGATCTTTTGCGCCACAGCCAATTTCCCGAAGCGCGTTTTGCGCAGTGCCAGGCGCGGCGGCTGGCTCAGCTTCGGTCACGGGCCGATGATGCGCGGGTTGTCGCATCTGACGCTTTTGACGAGCTGGTGTATGGTGGCCATCCAGCCGGACGGCCGATTGTCGGTTATGAGTCCACCGTCTCGATGCTTACTGCCGAGGATGCGCGTGCCGCTCATGCGCGGTTTTTCGTTCCCAACAACCTGCTCATCGCGGTGGTCGGCGATCTGCCCGTGTCCGACATGGAACGGCTGTTGACCGAAGCGCTGGGGGACTGGTCACCGGCGGCTGACTTCAAACTGCCAAGTGTGCCGGCCGTGACCCGCCAAACCACGCCTCGGCAGCGGAGCATTGTGCGCCCGGACAAAGAACAAATTCACGTCATGCTCGGTCACTTGGGGATTCCCCGGTCTCATCCCGACTACTACGCGCTACGGGTGTTGGATGTCATCTTGGGCGATAGTCCTGGGATGACGGCGCGGATTCCGCGCATCCTACGGGACGACCTAGGGCTGGCCTACACGACCTACGCGAACATTACCGCCACGGCCGGCATTGATCCGGGACGGTTTGTGGCTTATATCGGCACGTCGCCGGAGCACCAATCAAAAGCCCTGGCGGCAATCCAGGCCGAAATTGAACGCATCCAACAAGTCCCGGTCACACCAGAGGAGCTTGCCGCCGCCAAGGCCTATCTGACCGGCAGTTTTGTCTTCAACTTTGAAACCAATGCCCAGCGCGCGTTGTTTTTGATAGAAACCGAGATTCATGCGCTGGGCGTTGATTACGCCGAGCGTTACCCGGCTTTGATTGAGTCCGTCACGGTGGAAGACATCCTGCGCGTTAGCCAAGTTCATCTCAACCCATCCGCATTCACCAGGGTCGTGGCTGGGCCGGTCACGGCGGATGCGGCTGAATGA
- a CDS encoding serine/threonine-protein kinase, whose protein sequence is MKECPKCKHCFEDELLTCPHDGAALAQSFRGSVLLDNKYRLEKCLGRGGMGAVYRAKHIHLGRTVAIKTLLQEYAASDATAINRFQREARAASAVEHPNVVRALDFGLTAEGTRYIVMEYVEGRPLNDIIFREAPMAPSRVLKIFKQAIAGIAAAHDLKLVHRDLKPANIMVYEPVKSGNLEDMGLILTEADAQPTEEPEMTVKVLDFGLAKILNDEILGDDHADLKTGIMGTPFYMSPEQCSSKPVDARSDIYSLGVILYQMLTKDVPFRGDSFAAIVSGHLTQSPPSIRARNPDVSPELEAVILRALAKNPANRHASARELLAELEAAIAPKPSANTAALLQTIPTLFITSVPGNCSVEVDGDFRGKTNANGKLELRLPPGEYRIRFTSPGWNDQARTVVMSQSDQTLEIKLTHKTTVMATVPVGPPSLPSRPAPGSFAPATQTLSPSTGGLRPPGERALAPTSTSSLSALPNAPLSGAVISTSLNLTIDSLLAILGIIAGLAAFTVFPSDPLSLRWEKTLMSGISWWVAAAGVLATLAVPVCLLLADYAYPYRPVPLLVTIFNIARAGFLVVLVGGTVIAALGALLNHWELPSFAWFAIRGAAIIAFAGLYRRLAARRRAVIV, encoded by the coding sequence ATGAAAGAGTGTCCCAAGTGCAAACACTGCTTTGAGGATGAACTCCTGACTTGCCCGCACGATGGGGCGGCGCTGGCTCAGTCCTTTCGTGGGAGCGTTCTTCTCGACAATAAATACCGACTCGAAAAGTGCCTGGGGCGGGGTGGCATGGGCGCGGTCTATCGCGCCAAGCACATCCATTTAGGGCGGACCGTGGCCATCAAAACCTTGCTTCAGGAATATGCGGCCTCGGATGCCACCGCAATTAATCGCTTTCAACGTGAAGCCCGCGCCGCCAGTGCGGTTGAGCACCCTAATGTGGTTCGGGCGCTGGATTTTGGCCTCACGGCCGAGGGAACGCGGTACATCGTTATGGAATATGTCGAAGGGCGACCGCTCAACGACATCATTTTCCGCGAAGCACCCATGGCCCCGTCGCGGGTGCTCAAGATTTTCAAGCAAGCCATTGCCGGTATCGCCGCCGCTCATGACCTGAAGCTTGTCCACCGCGACCTAAAACCCGCCAACATCATGGTTTATGAACCAGTGAAGAGTGGCAACCTGGAGGACATGGGGCTCATCCTCACCGAAGCCGACGCCCAGCCTACTGAAGAACCCGAAATGACCGTCAAGGTGCTTGACTTCGGGTTGGCAAAAATCCTCAACGATGAAATTCTCGGCGATGACCATGCTGACCTGAAAACCGGCATCATGGGAACGCCCTTTTACATGTCACCGGAACAATGTTCGTCCAAGCCGGTGGATGCGCGTTCAGACATTTACAGTCTGGGCGTCATTCTTTACCAAATGCTCACCAAGGACGTTCCCTTTCGGGGTGACTCCTTCGCGGCGATTGTCTCTGGCCACTTGACTCAGTCGCCACCAAGCATTCGAGCGCGGAACCCCGATGTGTCGCCAGAGCTTGAGGCGGTCATCTTGCGCGCGCTGGCCAAAAATCCGGCGAACCGCCACGCCAGTGCCCGCGAGTTGCTGGCCGAACTCGAAGCGGCCATTGCGCCCAAGCCATCGGCAAATACGGCGGCCCTGCTGCAAACCATACCGACCCTGTTCATCACCAGTGTCCCCGGCAACTGTAGCGTTGAGGTGGACGGTGACTTTCGAGGCAAGACCAACGCCAACGGCAAGCTCGAACTGCGGCTGCCGCCGGGGGAATATCGCATCCGGTTCACGTCCCCTGGCTGGAACGACCAGGCGCGGACGGTTGTGATGAGCCAGAGCGACCAAACGCTGGAGATTAAGCTGACCCACAAGACAACCGTCATGGCAACAGTGCCGGTGGGCCCTCCATCGCTCCCATCCCGGCCGGCTCCTGGCAGCTTTGCTCCCGCGACGCAGACGCTGTCACCCAGCACTGGGGGACTACGGCCGCCAGGTGAAAGAGCACTGGCGCCAACCAGCACTTCTTCACTAAGTGCATTGCCAAACGCCCCCCTGTCAGGCGCGGTCATCAGCACAAGTCTCAACCTGACAATTGACAGTCTGCTCGCCATCCTCGGCATCATCGCCGGCCTTGCCGCCTTCACGGTATTTCCATCCGATCCACTCTCGCTGCGCTGGGAGAAAACGCTGATGTCGGGGATCAGTTGGTGGGTTGCCGCAGCCGGGGTCCTCGCCACGCTGGCCGTGCCGGTCTGTCTTCTCTTGGCGGATTATGCCTATCCCTATCGGCCAGTCCCGCTGCTTGTCACCATCTTCAACATTGCCCGCGCTGGTTTTCTGGTCGTGTTGGTAGGCGGCACGGTGATTGCGGCCCTGGGGGCGCTGCTCAATCACTGGGAGCTACCTTCCTTTGCCTGGTTTGCCATCCGTGGGGCAGCGATTATTGCCTTCGCTGGGTTGTACCGCCGCCTGGCTGCCCGCCGGCGGGCAGTGATCGTCTGA
- a CDS encoding RNA polymerase sigma factor, whose translation MVNRDMSPHAGSDRVAVQPSSPEVEAWLSNVATVATAAQQGDVAAFERLYQMFAPMVHGLLLARLPLYEVDDVMQDVFFTAFRQLPALREPAAFGGWLAAIARQRSADFFRRTHQTEPLDAASGITSAVDKRLDAQLDARTVLGQIRQLPETYAETLTLRLVEGLTGPEIAAATGLTPDSVRVNLHRGLKLLRERLGLPSGQNWNADSK comes from the coding sequence ATGGTCAATCGTGATATGTCGCCCCACGCTGGCTCTGACCGGGTGGCCGTCCAACCGTCGTCGCCGGAAGTTGAAGCGTGGTTGTCCAATGTGGCGACAGTGGCAACGGCTGCGCAGCAGGGAGATGTCGCCGCCTTTGAACGGCTCTACCAGATGTTTGCGCCGATGGTTCACGGCTTACTTTTGGCGCGCCTGCCGCTCTATGAGGTGGACGACGTGATGCAGGACGTTTTCTTCACAGCTTTTCGGCAACTGCCGGCGCTCCGTGAACCGGCGGCTTTCGGTGGCTGGTTAGCTGCCATTGCGCGGCAGCGGTCGGCTGATTTTTTTCGCCGTACGCATCAAACTGAACCGCTCGATGCGGCATCAGGAATCACGTCCGCTGTGGATAAACGGCTCGATGCCCAGCTCGATGCGCGGACGGTACTCGGCCAAATCCGCCAGTTGCCGGAAACCTATGCTGAAACCCTGACCTTACGCTTGGTGGAAGGACTGACCGGACCCGAAATTGCCGCCGCCACCGGGCTGACGCCGGATTCCGTGCGTGTAAACTTACATCGCGGACTCAAACTGTTGCGCGAGCGGCTTGGCTTACCTAGTGGTCAAAACTGGAATGCTGATAGCAAATAA
- the rpsU gene encoding 30S ribosomal protein S21: MAVVEVAPNESIDSALRRFKRMVQREGIIADVKRHRFFVPPGEKRRLKSELARKRQRSSMRKRRME, translated from the coding sequence ATGGCCGTCGTCGAAGTCGCGCCGAATGAGTCTATTGACAGCGCATTGCGGCGCTTCAAGCGGATGGTGCAACGCGAGGGCATTATTGCCGATGTCAAGCGGCACCGGTTCTTCGTGCCGCCAGGTGAAAAACGGCGTCTCAAATCTGAGTTAGCCCGCAAGCGGCAACGTTCCAGCATGCGCAAGCGTCGGATGGAGTAG
- a CDS encoding energy transducer TonB, whose amino-acid sequence MRDDYLWDKSGEPSPDVVELETQLGQYGFRHVGRVMTVNDFNRISETATVTGASAEDTSRFPSHEIPVPSFAGLQDAPFLVRLWGNLRDTGRDFIRHPAQFFWHKPSPAEQDMFSAGLYFEPASRSLFRKLGQFVRQPSAFLSRKPSVPVPDAPNLTQVDLPPLWTRIGREVGELSRRLGSDPRGFVAAQFTLTRLERRRAQLFGLCFLFAFFLMSGLIGVMLVWPSAPPPVVQEEEKEDLQLISMLELPPLPPPPPPDDRDSGGGAGFGLKTPGKGGGGGGKTDPDPPMKGRLPEPTLDKDQQIVDPTTKPRIEEPSLPVAPKIIADPRAVPPPDLKVPIGDPNSSNTTKPSDGTGKQNAGIGSGGDGRSVGSGTGPGGGPGSGGGVGGGVAGGPAGRGSGDGDGTGVITQRPKLIYSVKPKYTEEGRVNKIQGTVVLSATVGPDGSLSNIRVVKSLGYGLDEKAIEAARQCRFQPAIADGRPVSATVKFSMEFRLL is encoded by the coding sequence ATGCGAGACGACTATCTTTGGGATAAGTCCGGCGAGCCGTCGCCAGATGTCGTGGAACTCGAAACTCAGCTTGGCCAGTATGGCTTTCGACATGTCGGGAGGGTAATGACGGTGAACGACTTCAATCGGATTTCTGAAACAGCGACAGTGACCGGGGCATCAGCAGAGGATACCTCCCGCTTCCCGTCCCATGAGATACCTGTTCCAAGCTTTGCCGGGCTCCAGGACGCCCCATTTTTGGTTCGGTTGTGGGGCAATCTCAGGGATACCGGTCGAGATTTCATCCGTCATCCGGCACAGTTTTTTTGGCATAAACCCTCGCCAGCCGAGCAGGATATGTTTTCAGCCGGGCTGTATTTCGAGCCGGCTTCACGGAGTTTGTTCCGTAAGCTTGGCCAGTTTGTCCGCCAGCCCAGCGCCTTCCTGAGTCGCAAGCCTTCGGTTCCGGTTCCCGACGCGCCAAATCTAACGCAGGTTGACTTGCCGCCACTGTGGACGCGGATTGGGCGCGAGGTTGGTGAGCTATCTCGACGTTTGGGGAGTGACCCCCGTGGTTTCGTGGCGGCACAGTTCACGCTGACGCGCTTGGAACGGCGCCGCGCCCAGCTTTTTGGTTTGTGCTTTCTGTTCGCGTTTTTCCTGATGTCAGGGTTGATCGGGGTGATGCTGGTGTGGCCATCCGCGCCGCCGCCGGTTGTTCAGGAGGAAGAAAAGGAAGACCTGCAACTCATTTCGATGCTGGAGCTGCCCCCGCTCCCCCCGCCTCCGCCACCTGACGACAGGGATAGTGGTGGTGGCGCCGGTTTTGGTTTGAAGACACCGGGGAAAGGCGGTGGTGGTGGTGGCAAAACGGACCCTGATCCACCAATGAAAGGGCGTTTGCCTGAGCCAACGCTCGACAAGGATCAGCAGATTGTTGATCCGACGACAAAACCGCGTATCGAGGAGCCTTCACTTCCGGTCGCGCCGAAGATCATTGCCGATCCCCGCGCCGTGCCGCCACCGGACCTGAAAGTGCCCATCGGCGATCCAAACAGCAGCAACACGACGAAGCCCTCGGATGGGACAGGTAAGCAAAACGCCGGGATTGGTAGTGGCGGTGACGGGCGAAGCGTCGGAAGCGGAACAGGTCCCGGTGGCGGTCCCGGTAGTGGCGGCGGTGTTGGCGGCGGTGTGGCCGGTGGTCCGGCCGGACGCGGCAGCGGTGATGGCGATGGCACCGGTGTCATCACGCAGCGCCCGAAGCTTATTTACTCTGTCAAGCCGAAATACACCGAGGAAGGCCGAGTCAACAAAATTCAGGGAACGGTTGTGCTCTCTGCAACCGTCGGACCGGATGGTTCGTTGAGCAACATCCGCGTCGTCAAGTCGCTGGGCTATGGCCTGGATGAGAAAGCCATCGAAGCAGCTCGTCAGTGCCGGTTCCAACCGGCGATAGCCGATGGTCGTCCGGTGTCGGCAACGGTGAAGTTCTCGATGGAGTTTAGGTTGCTTTAG